In Deltaproteobacteria bacterium, the genomic window CGCACCATCCACCGTAGATAGGACCAGTGAGGTTGCCCACGTAACAGCCATACTGGGCGCAGTGGACGACCCGGTTGAGGAGGGTGTCTGCGGTCTTGAACTCCGTGAGTGTACCTATGATCCGTGAGTCCGTGGTCCGTACCCCCCATTCATTATCGGACACGGCGATCTGCCCGCTGTCATGCTCCGCCGTGCCCACAGCCACCAGGAAAACCCCTGGCCGCCCCACCTGTTTTGCAGCCAGGCGGAGGTTGTAGATATGCTGGGTGCAGCCGTTGATCTCAAAGGGCGAGGCAGACCGGATCTTAAGCCCCATGGAATCTTCAAGAATCGGGGCACAGAAGCCGTCCAGGAGGGGTTCCTTCAGGTATGCCAGACACATCGAGTAGTGGAGTTCCTCGGAGCAGGTACAATCGGGGCTGAACAGACAGAAGGGCGGCTCCCTGTCCTCGACGGACCTGTGTTTCCAGAGCACTGCGTCCTTCCCGGCCCCCACCCAGTACCGATCGCTGCTCATGTATAGGGCCTCCCTGAGCTCATCATCGGAAACCTTGATCACCCGGTGTGTATCGGTGTTGTAGAGGCCCACCTCGCGGAACAGTTCCCATCCCGCCTGCCAAACCCGGTCGGCAAGCCCGTCATCGGCAGGCACCGGCGTTTTGGGGTCGTACCGGATCTCGTACTTCTCGATGATCTCCTGGAGCTTTGGGGTGAATACCTTTGGCAAGAATTCGTCTTCGTCGCAAGGGGGGCCCGTGTTTGACCTCTCCTGGATCTCCCAGAGGCGATAAGGCGTCGACATGGTACTACCTCCTCGTGGATTGTTCAACAGAGTTATGCAACAAAGCCTGAGATCACCTCTCCCCTCCAAAGAGTGAAGAGAGCGCCTCTGATCCCATTATCACTCAGCCTTCCAGCAGTTCTGCTATCAACTTGGAGGCAGAACCCGCGTCGTAGCAGTAAAGGTCTGCCCCGATCTCGTCGGCCCACTGCTGTGTCGTGGGTGCCCCTCCG contains:
- a CDS encoding monomethylamine:corrinoid methyltransferase, translating into MSTPYRLWEIQERSNTGPPCDEDEFLPKVFTPKLQEIIEKYEIRYDPKTPVPADDGLADRVWQAGWELFREVGLYNTDTHRVIKVSDDELREALYMSSDRYWVGAGKDAVLWKHRSVEDREPPFCLFSPDCTCSEELHYSMCLAYLKEPLLDGFCAPILEDSMGLKIRSASPFEINGCTQHIYNLRLAAKQVGRPGVFLVAVGTAEHDSGQIAVSDNEWGVRTTDSRIIGTLTEFKTADTLLNRVVHCAQYGCYVGNLTGPIYGGWCGGSEGVAVTLVAYSLNGLCIYGAIYNQHFPFHLNWG